The Aspergillus chevalieri M1 DNA, chromosome 5, nearly complete sequence genome includes a region encoding these proteins:
- a CDS encoding FHA domain protein (COG:O;~EggNog:ENOG410PJJ8;~InterPro:IPR001841,IPR008984,IPR000253,IPR013083;~PFAM:PF17123,PF00498;~go_function: GO:0005515 - protein binding [Evidence IEA]) has product MSTSTASASAANLPSDSRSRPLRRLSQLRSFTSSSSSNNNNSNNNNNNSNGGASQRSSYRNSLTNRVPWLSSSSSHQHQSSTSAAAAPGSESATNTSPTNASHSCPESDRQSMLARYSSVFSSNRGIDSDRRSQNSSSSRETPTNESGTNQQPQGAMARLRGLTQTGDSRGNNENTSNNNATTTTTTNDAPPSRPDNVDGAVESSDPAAAEDPSANSSQPKQKPTIRFFPYQDPLQSSRPSLTFIPISRTLPSESCVIRVGRYSERDGIPIANPSEPSDAPIGFKSKVVSRKHCELIFMNGQWHIKDVGSSSGTFLNHMRLSQPNMTSKLYTVKDGDIIQLGIDFRGGEEMIFRCVRIRIECNRSWQRQPNEFNKNTESLIKNLGKGNAADYSGCRECSICLGSVLRPYQCLFMAACAHVWHYKCVSRLIHTPDYPIFQCPNCRAYTDLSAEVDDTNDFVEEEDEEEQKNSSSEGQQTGEQQARSESQSPAPETNANSNPAQETPTPPENTNSTETRADDLPAEAGLTVNIENMHLNDADTPIQSTSNANPPTPAPTSNPEGVPHSASVDIPGPQSASPSPGTVGNRPAQLRQETLGRADMSDDNPLTPRNDSGPLAFDGWTGIP; this is encoded by the exons ATGTCGACCTCAACCGcttccgcctccgccgccaacCTCCCATCCGACTCTCGCTCGAGACCCCTCCGAAGACTAAGCCAGCTGCGCTCTTTCActtcctcgtcatcatcgaacaataacaacagcaacaataaCAATAACAATAGTAACGGCGGCGCCTCCCAGCGCTCCTCGTATCGCAACTCCCTGACAAATCGGGTTCCTTGGCTttcgtcgtcttcctccCACCAACACCAGTCGTCGActtccgccgccgccgcgccCGGTTCAGAATCTGCAACCAACACCTCTCCTACAAACGCCTCGCACTCATGTCCTGAATCTGACCGTCAGTCTATGCTTGCTCGCTACAGCTCGGTCTTTTCTTCGAACCGTGGTATCGATTCCGACCGACGCTCGCAGAACTCTTCGTCATCCAGAGAGACTCCCACAAACGAGTCTGGTACCAATCAGCAACCGCAAGGGGCCATGGCGCGTCTTAGAGGCTTGACGCAAACTGGAGACTCGCGGGGTAATAACGAGAATACCAGCAACAATAACGCCACGACTACGACTACTACTAATGATGCTCCTCCGTCGAGACCGGACAACGTAGACGGAGCCGTCGAATCGTCTGACCCAGCGGCGGCTGAAGACCCATCCGCCAACTCGTCGCAGCCCAAGCAGAAGCCCACTATCCGTTTCTTCCCGTACCAAGATCCTCTACAGAGCTCCCGACCGTCTTTAACCTTTATTCCCATATCCCGCACTCTTCCGTCGGAAAGCTGTGTGATTCGCGTCGGTCGATACTCTGAACGGGATGGAATCCCCATCGCCAACCCGTCTGAGCCGTCAGATGCCCCTATCGGATTCAAGTCGAAGGTGGTGAGTCGCAAACACTGCGAGCTTATCTTCATGAATGGCCAGTGGCACATCAAGGATGTAGGAAGTTCGTCGGGAACCTTTTTGAATCACATGCGTTTGAGCCAACCCAACATGACGTCCAAGCTATATACCGTTAAGGATGGGGACATTATACAGCTGGGCATCGACTTTCGAGGCGGAGAGGAGATGATCTTCCGTTGTGTTCGTATCCGGATCGAGTGTAACCGGTCCTGGCAGCGTCAGCCCAACGAGTTCAA TAAAAACACTGAGAGTTTGATTAAGAACTTGGGTAAAGGCAACGCTGCTGATTATTCTGGCTGTCGCGAGTGCTCCATCTGCCTGGGTTCTGTTCTG CGGCCATACCAATGCCTATTCATGGCCGCCTGCGCTCACGTATGGCACTATAAATGCGTCAGTCGCTTGATTCATACCCCCGACTATCCGATTTTCCAATGTCCCAATTGCCGCGCATACACGGACTTGAGCGCAGAGGTTGACGACACAAACGACTTcgtggaggaagaagatgaagaagaacagaaaaaCAGTTCATCTGAGGGACAACAGACCGGAGAGCAACAAGCTCGATCGGAGTCTCAATCACCTGCACCGGAGACCAATGCGAACTCCAACCCGGCCCAGGAAACCCCTACGCCGCCTGAAAACACGAATTCCACAGAGACCCGGGCGGACGACTTGCCTGCCGAAGCAGGGTTGACAGTGAACATTGAAAATATGCATTTGAATGATGCTGATACACCTATCCAAAGCACCTCTAACGCTAATCCTCCGACGCCAGCTCCTACCTCGAACCCTGAAGGCGTTCCTCACAGTGCCAGTGTCGACATCCCTGGCCCTCAGTCTGCATCTCCGTCTCCGGGAACCGTTGGAAATCGACCAGCACAGCTGCGACAGGAAACGCTTGGCCGTGCGGATATGTCTGATGACAATCCGTTAACGCCGCGTAATGACTCGGGACCTTTAGCCTTCGATGGTTGGACGGGAATACCTTGA
- a CDS encoding phosphatidylserine decarboxylase family protein (COG:I;~EggNog:ENOG410PKI5;~InterPro:IPR022237,IPR003817;~PFAM:PF12588,PF02666;~SECRETED:SignalP(1-20);~go_function: GO:0004609 - phosphatidylserine decarboxylase activity [Evidence IEA];~go_process: GO:0008654 - phospholipid biosynthetic process [Evidence IEA]) yields the protein MRFYAFLVTLFLQLAVLGHAFQDTYNRPGRWSATDHKNHRAWLSNIARRVDESPEELHPVIKEFEDRIDTTPRLAMLFQSMFNEVPLHYTKQDNGAPQLRNYKHMLRVLNHLIRTAPSYSERKNRMSFVGLPINAVLDWPMGTPSGFAAFIDPEVNQMIQKILNVWGAFLQSPDSAYVLGNEKLDWFGPTALEDLTRVANIGKTNYTFDEMFISDPSDPKHGYTSWDNFFTRLFHDGIRPVSAPDNDSVIVNSCESKPYNVQHNVKGHDAFWVKEQPYSVLDMLGRDPMADRFVGGTIYQAFLSALSYHRWHAPISGKIVKSYIINGTYYSEPLFTGTTSPRDNHTYIDDVGIVTAETYLTSMATRAIIFIEADNPAIGTVAFVGVGMAEVSTCDITVKEGQHVRKGEQLGMFHYGGSTHCLLFENGVNVTGFPEKGGQWNVPVRGELAVVQ from the exons ATGCGGTTTTACGCTTTCTTAGTCACATTATTCTTACAATTGGCCGTGCTCGGTCATGCCTTCCAAGACACATATAACCG ACCCGGACGATGGTCAGCAACAGATCACAAAAACCACCGAGCATGGCTATCCAACATAGCCCGACGAGTCGACGAATCTCCCGAAGAACTCCATCCCGTCATCAAAGAATTCGAAGACCGCATCGACACCACCCCCCGCCTCGCCATGCTCTTTCAGTCCATGTTCAACGAAGTCCCTCTCCACTACACCAAGCAGGATAACGGCGCTCCTCAGCTCCGGAACTACAAGCACATGCTGCGCGTGCTGAATCACCTTATCCGCACCGCGCCTTCCTACAGCGAGCGTAAGAACCGCATGAGCTTCGTCGGACTTCCCATCAATGCCGTCCTCGACTGGCCAATGGGTACACCTAGCGGATTCGCAGCCTTCATCGACCCCGAAGTCAACCAGATGATCCAGAAGATCCTCAACGTCTGGGGTGCCTTCCTTCAGTCCCCCGACTCAGCCTACGTCCTGGGCAACGAGAAACTCGACTGGTTCGGCCCAACCGCCCTCGAGGATCTCACGCGAGTCGCCAACATCGGCAAGACAAACTACACCTTCGACGAGATGTTCATCTCTGACCCCTCCGATCCCAAGCACGGCTACACCTCCTGGGACAACTTTTTCACACGTCTCTTCCACGACGGCATTCGCCCCGTCTCCGCGCCAGACAACGACAGCGTCATCGTCAACTCCTGCGAGTCCAAGCCTTACAACGTCCAGCACAACGTGAAAGGCCACGACGCCTTCTGGGTCAAAGAACAACCCTACTCCGTCCTCGACATGCTGGGCCGCGACCCCATGGCTGACCGCTTCGTTGGAGGAACAATCTACCAAGCTTTCCTGAGCGCTTTGAGCTACCATCGCTGGCACGCGCCTATCTCCGGGAAGATCGTCAAGTCCTACATCATCAACGGCACGTACTACTCCGAGCCCTTGTTCACGGGCACAACGAGCCCCCGCGACAACCACACCTATATCGACGACGTGGGTATCGTCACCGCAGAAACCTACCTCACCTCCATGGCTACCCGCgccatcatcttcatcgagGCTGATAACCCGGCCATCGGGACGGTTGCgtttgttggtgttggaATGGCGGAGGTCTCAACGTGCGATATCACCGTGAAGGAGGGTCAGCATGTGAGGAAGGGAGAGCAGCTGGGGATGTTCCACTACGGTGGATCGACACATTGCCTGCTCTTTGAGAATGGGGTTAATGTTACCGGCTTTCCCGAGAAAGGTGGGCAGTGGAATGTTCCTGTGAGGGGGGAGTTGGCTGTTGTGCAATAG
- a CDS encoding bestrophin family protein (COG:S;~EggNog:ENOG410PKRP;~InterPro:IPR021134;~PFAM:PF01062;~TransMembrane:4 (i31-57o69-89i261-282o288-309i)), with protein sequence MRSTLSEPPAFIYGTHPHRLSTRKKPRRWPLVFRFIKGAIHGAILLPVCLHAIFTAFVVWLDQYVFDTVGLPSSIIPSLSIVVGLMLVFRNQTSYNRFWDGRNSMNNLTTCIRNLVRIIITNSYNGGNSQIARPLTAAEKQDIERTIRILMAIPYAVKNHLRAEWGAAWATPSLGDDVDKSGTTVYNPVYAGLLPEGLQGHEDEGLGLPYQLAFFVDGFIKRGVDRGWFHAPGASQMQAQLNTLLDAYGKMETIRLTPIPVAYLIHTKQVLALFGCVLPFAMVDDMDWWAIPIVSLVIFTLYGIEGIGLQLEDPFGYDRNDIKMDAIVGDAKTELDVVLDEWRRLVGSIEGIGSAGEEGFVPSELFLKRA encoded by the exons ATGCGGTCGACACTTAGCGAACCTCCTGCTTTTATATATGGAACGCACCCACATCGTCTTTCTACGCGGAAAAAGCCCCGAAG ATGGCCTCTTGTCTTCCGCTTCATTAAAGGTGCCATACATGGCGCTATTCTCCTGCCCGTGTGTCTGCATGCGATATTTACAGCGTTCGTCGTCTGGTTAGATCAATATGTTTTTGATACAGTGGGGTTGCCGAGTAGTATT ATCCCATCACTTTCCATCGTTGTCGGCCTTATGCTTGTCTTCCGCAACCAAACCTCATACAACCGCTTCTGGGATGGCCGGAACAGTATGAACAACCTCACCACCTGCATCCGCAATCTAGTCCGGATCATTATCACGAACAGCTATAACGGCGGCAACTCGCAAATCGCGAGACCCCTCACCGCAGCCGAAAAGCAAGACATCGAACGCACCATTCGCATCCTCATGGCCATTCCATACGCGGTCAAGAACCATCTTCGTGCTGAATGGGGTGCTGCATGGGCGACACCGTCTTTGGGTGACGATGTCGACAAGAGCGGTACAACGGTGTATAACCCGGTTTATGCGGGTTTGTTACCGGAGGGACTCCAAGGacatgaagatgaaggcCTCGGGCTTCCATACCAATTGGCCTTTTTTGTGGATGGGTTTATCAAACGCGGTGTGGATAGGGGATGGTTCCATGCACCGGGAGCTAGTCAGATGCAGGCGCAATTGAACACCCTACTGGATGCGTACGGAAAGATGGAGACAATCAGGTTGACACCAATTCCGGTGGCATATCT GATCCACACGAAACAAGTCCTCGCCCTCTTCGGCTGCGTCCTCCCCTTCGCCATGGTCGACGACATGGACTGGTGGGCCATCCCCATCGTCAGCTTGGTCATCTTCACACTCTATGGCATCGAAGGTATCGGTTTGCAACTCGAGGATCCCTTCGGATACGACCGGAACGATATCAAGATGGATGCAATTGTCGGGGATGCGAAGACAGAGCTTGACGTTGTCTTGGATGAGTGGAGGAGACTTGTTGGGTCAATCGAGGGTATTGGTAGCGCGGGCGAAGAAGGCTTTGTGCCGTCCGAGTTGTTCTTGAAGAGGGCTTGA